GTCGAGCGTGTCGGGCAACGTGAATACGCAGTGGTGGTACCTGGTGGGGAGCAAGCGTTCGCTCTGGGCGGCGACCCACTTGCGGGTGGCCCTGCCTTGGCATTGGGGGCAGTGCCTGTCCCGGCAGCTGTTGTAGGCGACGATCTCGTTGCCGCATGCGCAGACCGTCTGGACGCTGGCTCCCAGGCGGCTTGTGCGGCAGGCCTTGACGCTGCCGAAGACCTTGCACTGCTGGGCGCTGAGCGCCCGTTTCCTTTTGAGAGGGGGTTCGAAGCGGGTGATGATGTCCGCCAGCTTGCCCATCGCCCGTTCGCGTCAGCGAGCGCCTCCATTTTTAGGATACGCTTGCAATGTAGCTGTTTTGTAACTACGTTTTATCGTATCCATTTTATTATTACTCGAACGCTAAGGTGATACGACGGCGGCTTCAGTCATTGCCACCATGTCTGGGTTCGTTGGTTTCGAGCTTTCGATATGAAAGAGGCGAGCGATTGCCGCCGTTGTATCGACCGCTTTGTTGGGCCCAGTTTTCATAAGAACG
This window of the Pelagicoccus enzymogenes genome carries:
- a CDS encoding IS91 family transposase, giving the protein MGKLADIITRFEPPLKRKRALSAQQCKVFGSVKACRTSRLGASVQTVCACGNEIVAYNSCRDRHCPQCQGRATRKWVAAQSERLLPTRYHHCVFTLPDTLDELVRYNEAAIYDLLFAASSGTLKSFFASDRRFGG